A stretch of the Candidatus Anoxymicrobium japonicum genome encodes the following:
- a CDS encoding aspartate--tRNA ligase, translating to MTDTQRSNTQRSDTQVSFRLKRDVLCGDVDLSWEGKDVTVNGWVARRRDHGGLIFIDLRDTNGVVQVVFNPAVSAECHAIAGDVRPEYVLAVRGAVSRRPAGTENTELSTGAIEVLARDVEVLNTSQTPPFEIRDDINVDEKVRLEYRFLDLRRFDAQRAIKLKHRIVRATRDYLDSQRFIEIETPQLCKSTPEGARDYLVPSRVQPGRFYALPQSPQLFKQLLMIAGFDRYYQIARCFRDEDLRADRQPEFTQVDMEMSFVDEDDVINAVDELLAGVFEAATGAAIETPIARMPYDEAIESYGTDRPDLRYGLRMSTLNDVFRGTSFKVFSSAIESGGVVRGMRVEGGGKMSRSQLDNWNERARELGAGGLAWFIVEDDGLRSPVAKFLSQDEKDGLSSVMKLIPGDAAFLLAGDRGACNDIMHHLRGGVADAMGLCGAEFKLVWIVDFPLLEYDSVEKRYKSLHHPFTSPTAGSISTLDTDPLSVRARAYDIVINGMEIGGGSIRIHRHEVQERMFRVLGITPDEYEAKFGFLLSALRYGAPPHGGIALGLDRLVMLLAGKDSIRDVIAFPKTQSASDLMTGAPDEVSPEQFRDLGLKL from the coding sequence ATGACAGATACGCAACGCTCAAACACACAACGCTCAGACACGCAGGTTTCCTTCCGGCTCAAGAGAGATGTCTTGTGCGGGGACGTGGATCTTTCGTGGGAGGGCAAGGATGTGACCGTGAACGGATGGGTCGCCAGGCGCCGCGACCACGGCGGTTTGATCTTTATCGATCTGCGTGACACAAATGGGGTTGTCCAGGTCGTGTTCAACCCCGCCGTGTCTGCGGAGTGTCACGCGATTGCCGGGGATGTCAGGCCGGAGTACGTGCTTGCCGTGCGCGGCGCCGTCTCTCGCAGGCCCGCGGGGACTGAGAACACCGAGTTGTCGACAGGAGCGATCGAGGTGCTGGCAAGAGATGTCGAGGTTCTGAACACCTCGCAAACGCCTCCATTTGAGATACGGGATGACATCAACGTTGACGAGAAGGTCAGGCTCGAGTACAGGTTTCTCGACCTGAGACGTTTTGACGCGCAACGCGCCATCAAGCTGAAGCACCGCATTGTCAGGGCGACTCGCGATTACCTGGACTCGCAACGCTTTATCGAGATAGAGACTCCACAGCTCTGCAAGAGCACGCCGGAGGGCGCGCGCGATTACCTGGTGCCGAGCCGCGTTCAACCGGGAAGGTTCTATGCGCTTCCGCAGTCCCCGCAGTTGTTCAAGCAACTGTTGATGATCGCCGGCTTCGACCGGTACTACCAGATAGCGCGTTGCTTCCGTGACGAGGACCTGAGGGCGGATCGTCAGCCGGAGTTTACCCAGGTGGACATGGAGATGTCGTTTGTTGACGAGGACGACGTCATCAACGCCGTTGACGAGCTTCTGGCAGGTGTTTTTGAGGCCGCGACAGGCGCCGCGATAGAGACGCCGATTGCCCGCATGCCTTACGACGAGGCGATTGAGAGCTACGGCACGGATCGCCCCGACCTTCGTTACGGGCTTCGCATGTCCACGCTGAATGACGTATTTAGAGGTACGTCTTTCAAGGTTTTTTCAAGCGCCATCGAGTCGGGCGGAGTCGTGCGTGGGATGCGCGTCGAGGGCGGAGGAAAGATGTCCCGCTCCCAATTGGATAACTGGAACGAGCGGGCCCGGGAGCTCGGCGCCGGTGGGCTCGCATGGTTCATCGTTGAGGACGATGGCCTGCGCTCGCCCGTTGCCAAATTCCTCTCTCAAGATGAAAAAGATGGGTTATCGAGCGTGATGAAGCTCATACCGGGTGACGCCGCGTTCTTGCTGGCCGGGGATCGCGGCGCGTGTAACGACATCATGCATCACCTGCGAGGTGGCGTAGCGGACGCGATGGGTTTGTGTGGCGCGGAGTTCAAGCTTGTGTGGATAGTCGATTTTCCGCTCCTCGAGTACGACAGTGTAGAGAAGCGATACAAGTCGCTCCACCACCCGTTCACGAGCCCCACGGCTGGGTCTATATCCACGCTCGACACGGATCCGCTTTCCGTGCGGGCACGCGCCTACGACATAGTGATAAACGGGATGGAGATTGGCGGCGGCTCAATCCGAATCCACCGCCATGAGGTACAGGAGCGCATGTTCCGCGTCCTGGGGATAACGCCCGACGAGTATGAGGCCAAGTTTGGATTTTTGCTTTCCGCGTTGCGTTACGGCGCGCCTCCGCATGGCGGCATCGCGCTGGGGCTCGATCGCCTGGTCATGCTGCTCGCTGGAAAAGACTCCATCAGGGACGTTATCGCGTTTCCCAAGACGCAGTCGGCTTCCGATCTGATGACCGGCGCGCCTGACGAGGTTTCGCCCGAACAGTTCCGCGACCTCGGCCTGAAACTATAG